The following are encoded in a window of Brevibacillus ruminantium genomic DNA:
- a CDS encoding YqhG family protein has translation MKQQQVREYVEQYLAAFSSHIMETHPDYLTVKLPVEVDKDIGNRPFYWSWVEKMNLPYQPLVMTFCFHPERIPSDRRAEHLHLGAARLQQIFQSVRKHGSFVCMYETAERGTISPSRRSSPLVPWLGINWKVSFICDKKRDLLLHFGVNLHDPQIVDGFYPFLLERSLSPSIPDYHYTLDRRISIEQAFGMMQEKINQMLADLDQTWAAEAKQRLDEELEILEVYYRELEERQTAPTAADESPEPSEEDEKTDGMADLKAKENPAVKREQSLSEEDLAGKVLPSDVTQAQDEPIASLDDHLTAGGRILDFLRANSFQQTPREKIDQTEWKASTPQEEKLRRMDEMRWQYEPRIRVQFINGGLFYLQSSPPMSGDLPNWRKM, from the coding sequence ATGAAGCAGCAACAAGTTCGGGAATATGTAGAGCAGTATCTGGCCGCTTTCTCTTCACATATTATGGAAACGCATCCCGACTATCTGACGGTAAAGCTGCCCGTTGAGGTTGATAAGGATATTGGCAACCGCCCTTTTTACTGGAGCTGGGTGGAAAAGATGAACCTCCCCTACCAGCCGCTCGTCATGACCTTTTGCTTCCATCCGGAGCGGATACCCAGCGACCGTCGTGCTGAGCATCTCCATCTGGGAGCAGCTCGTCTGCAGCAAATCTTTCAATCCGTCCGGAAGCATGGCAGCTTTGTGTGCATGTACGAAACGGCGGAGCGAGGGACCATTTCTCCGTCGCGCCGTTCCTCTCCGCTGGTACCCTGGCTGGGAATAAACTGGAAAGTATCCTTTATCTGCGACAAAAAGCGTGACCTCCTTCTTCATTTCGGGGTGAATTTACACGATCCTCAAATCGTGGATGGCTTCTATCCCTTTTTGTTGGAGCGCTCTCTGTCCCCCTCAATTCCTGATTATCACTACACGCTGGATCGGCGCATTTCCATTGAACAGGCCTTTGGCATGATGCAGGAGAAGATCAATCAAATGCTGGCCGATCTGGATCAAACATGGGCGGCAGAAGCAAAACAGCGACTCGATGAGGAGCTGGAGATTCTCGAGGTGTATTACCGGGAACTGGAGGAGCGTCAAACGGCACCAACAGCTGCGGACGAATCGCCTGAGCCCAGTGAAGAGGACGAGAAAACCGACGGGATGGCAGACCTGAAAGCCAAAGAGAATCCCGCAGTCAAACGGGAGCAAAGCTTGTCCGAAGAAGATCTTGCTGGAAAGGTCCTTCCATCTGATGTGACACAGGCACAGGATGAGCCCATTGCCTCTCTGGATGACCACCTCACCGCCGGTGGGCGGATACTTGACTTTTTACGGGCCAACAGCTTTCAGCAGACACCACGGGAAAAAATCGACCAGACCGAATGGAAAGCCAGTACACCACAGGAAGAAAAGCTGCGGCGGATGGATGAAATGCGCTGGCAATACGAGCCGCGGATCCGTGTCCAATTTATTAATGGGGGACTTTTTTACCTGCAGTCTAGTCCGCCAATGTCTGGAGATTTGCCAAACTGGCGAAAAATGTAA
- the gcvT gene encoding glycine cleavage system aminomethyltransferase GcvT gives MATLKRTPLFPAYEKYGAKTIDFGGWDLPVQFSGITQEHEAVRTRAGLFDVSHMGEVAVKGEGAFLYLQKLTTNDLSKLEVGQAQYSVFCYPDGGTVDDLLVYKYADDDYLLVINAGNTDKDFAWMQEHLSKGVQIENISAQTAQLAIQGPVAESILQKLTDTDLSQIGFFRFQRDVLIDGVPCLVSRTGYTGEDGFEIYLAQDKAIQLWDRLLEVGKEDGLVPCGLGARDTLRFESKLPLYGQELSKDISPIEAGIGFAVKVDKEVSFIGQEALKAQKEKGAPRKLVGIEMIDRGIPRSHYPVFIGDEQIGEVTTGTQSPTLKKNVGLVLIKSEHAAVGTELEVEIRGKRLKAVVVSTPFYKRPKQS, from the coding sequence ATGGCGACATTGAAACGCACGCCGCTATTTCCTGCCTACGAAAAGTACGGGGCGAAAACGATTGACTTTGGCGGCTGGGATTTGCCCGTGCAGTTTTCCGGTATTACGCAAGAGCACGAAGCAGTCCGGACAAGGGCAGGTTTGTTTGACGTTTCGCACATGGGCGAGGTAGCGGTAAAAGGTGAAGGAGCGTTTCTCTATCTTCAGAAGCTGACCACGAATGACCTCTCCAAGCTGGAAGTAGGTCAAGCCCAATACAGCGTCTTTTGTTATCCGGACGGGGGCACGGTAGATGATCTGCTGGTTTACAAATATGCAGATGACGATTACCTGCTCGTTATTAACGCTGGCAATACCGACAAGGATTTTGCCTGGATGCAGGAGCATCTCAGTAAAGGCGTGCAGATTGAAAACATCTCCGCGCAGACGGCGCAGCTCGCGATTCAGGGGCCAGTGGCTGAGTCCATTTTGCAAAAGCTGACGGATACAGATCTTTCGCAAATTGGCTTCTTCCGTTTCCAGCGTGATGTACTGATTGACGGTGTTCCATGCCTCGTTTCCCGTACGGGTTATACCGGCGAAGACGGCTTTGAGATCTATCTTGCCCAAGACAAGGCGATCCAGCTTTGGGATCGGCTGCTGGAGGTCGGAAAAGAAGATGGGCTGGTTCCATGCGGTCTGGGTGCACGCGATACGCTGCGTTTCGAATCCAAGCTGCCGCTTTACGGACAGGAGCTGAGCAAGGACATCTCGCCAATCGAGGCGGGTATCGGCTTTGCTGTAAAGGTGGACAAAGAAGTGTCTTTTATCGGCCAGGAAGCATTGAAGGCACAAAAGGAAAAAGGCGCGCCGCGCAAGCTGGTGGGCATCGAAATGATTGATCGCGGTATTCCGCGCAGCCATTATCCCGTGTTTATCGGGGACGAACAAATCGGCGAAGTGACGACAGGTACTCAGTCCCCTACATTGAAAAAGAACGTGGGGCTCGTGCTGATCAAATCCGAGCACGCTGCTGTCGGTACGGAGCTGGAAGTGGAAATTCGCGGCAAGCGCCTCAAAGCAGTCGTGGTGTCCACGCCATTCTATAAGCGTCCCAAGCAATCATAA
- a CDS encoding shikimate kinase, which translates to MKKNLILIGFMGTGKTTVGAALAEELGLVHRDLDDAIIAKAGCTIPEIFAQKGEVYFRDLETEVLSELLQEQPQVLTTGGGAVLRKENVQCMLEGGLVIALSATEQELIRRLEADEGRPLLAGGVAQRVRTLLQERKDAYSFAPIQVDTTEKSVAEIVGEILSAMTEFGDFRQD; encoded by the coding sequence ATGAAAAAGAATCTGATTCTCATTGGCTTTATGGGGACAGGCAAGACGACGGTCGGAGCAGCATTAGCCGAAGAATTGGGGTTGGTGCATCGGGATCTCGACGATGCCATTATTGCCAAAGCGGGGTGCACGATTCCGGAGATTTTTGCGCAGAAAGGCGAAGTGTATTTTCGGGATTTGGAGACAGAGGTGCTTTCCGAATTGCTGCAGGAGCAGCCGCAGGTCCTCACGACGGGAGGCGGAGCAGTTCTACGCAAGGAAAATGTACAGTGCATGCTGGAGGGTGGACTGGTGATCGCGCTGTCTGCCACGGAGCAGGAGCTGATCCGGCGGCTGGAAGCAGACGAAGGGCGCCCTCTCTTGGCTGGCGGGGTAGCGCAGCGGGTGAGAACACTTCTCCAGGAGCGCAAGGATGCGTACTCCTTTGCACCAATCCAGGTGGATACGACCGAAAAGAGCGTTGCAGAGATCGTCGGAGAAATCCTTAGCGCGATGACTGAGTTCGGCGATTTTCGGCAAGACTAG
- a CDS encoding DEAD/DEAH box helicase, which translates to MTNIPVSFERDWMDLLQKRMKEDGPWDKWELFQLTLRAEEALAIREFDQLQCLQYLPTLQPYPHQLQTAERVLNEMRGRAILADEVGLGKTIEAGLILKEYMIRGLAKKILILVPASLVIQWTKELNQKFGIPAMAQKKEYMWRQYDVVVASIDTAKRDPHRRHVLDIDYDMLIIDEAHKLKNKRTRNYQFVKEIRKKYCLLLTATPIQNEMDELYNLINLLKPGHLGHTSSFTTSYVEGKRQAKNNEQLKTELDKVMIRNRRSDGGVHFTQRHVQSIPIQLSPEEAALYEGVTRFVKEQYLTGSGGYNSLALITLQREVCSSREAAFLTLYNMHQRAAEDSPVRSEILELVEMIKRIEAHSKAAKAIELIKEIDDKVIIFTEYRATQNYLQKYLHDHGITSVPFRGGFKRSKKDWMTDLFQNRAQVLIATEAGGEGINLQFCNRVINYDMPWNPMRVEQRIGRVHRLGQQRDVHIYNLSTIGTIEEHILQLLYEKIDLFEMVIGELDDIVERLNLSQSLEENLVRIIMDSASEREMALKLDNMGQAIRAMRTVRQSQGSLQEAAEK; encoded by the coding sequence ATGACGAACATTCCCGTTTCCTTCGAGAGGGATTGGATGGATTTGCTACAGAAGCGAATGAAGGAGGACGGCCCCTGGGACAAATGGGAGCTGTTCCAGCTTACCCTGCGGGCCGAGGAAGCGTTGGCGATCCGTGAATTTGACCAGCTCCAATGCTTGCAGTACCTCCCCACCCTCCAGCCGTATCCTCATCAACTGCAGACAGCCGAGCGTGTTTTAAATGAAATGCGCGGCCGCGCGATTTTGGCTGACGAGGTCGGTCTTGGAAAAACCATCGAAGCCGGCTTGATCCTGAAAGAGTACATGATTCGCGGTTTGGCCAAAAAAATCCTGATACTGGTTCCTGCCTCCCTGGTCATCCAGTGGACCAAAGAGTTGAACCAAAAGTTTGGCATCCCCGCGATGGCTCAAAAAAAAGAGTACATGTGGCGTCAATATGATGTCGTTGTCGCCTCGATAGATACGGCAAAGCGGGACCCGCACAGGCGCCACGTGCTTGACATCGACTACGACATGCTGATTATCGATGAGGCTCATAAGCTCAAAAACAAAAGAACCCGCAACTATCAATTCGTCAAGGAAATTCGTAAAAAATACTGTCTGCTGTTAACTGCCACCCCTATTCAGAACGAGATGGACGAGCTGTATAACTTGATCAATCTGCTGAAGCCTGGTCACCTCGGACACACCTCCAGCTTCACGACCAGCTATGTCGAAGGAAAGCGGCAGGCCAAAAACAATGAACAGCTAAAGACAGAGCTGGACAAGGTCATGATTCGCAACCGCCGAAGCGATGGAGGTGTTCATTTTACCCAAAGACACGTCCAATCGATCCCGATCCAACTGTCTCCGGAGGAAGCTGCTCTCTACGAAGGGGTCACTCGTTTTGTGAAGGAACAGTATCTCACCGGTTCAGGCGGGTATAACTCACTGGCGCTGATTACGCTCCAGCGCGAGGTTTGTTCCAGCCGTGAAGCGGCCTTCCTCACCCTGTACAACATGCACCAGCGGGCAGCCGAGGATTCTCCTGTCCGCTCGGAAATCCTGGAGCTCGTAGAGATGATCAAACGCATCGAAGCACACTCCAAAGCGGCCAAAGCCATCGAGTTGATTAAAGAAATCGATGACAAGGTGATCATCTTTACGGAATACCGGGCGACCCAAAACTATTTGCAAAAATATCTGCATGATCACGGGATCACATCCGTGCCTTTTCGCGGCGGCTTCAAACGGAGCAAAAAGGATTGGATGACCGATCTTTTCCAGAACCGCGCCCAGGTGCTCATTGCAACAGAAGCGGGCGGCGAAGGAATCAACCTGCAATTTTGCAATCGCGTCATCAATTACGACATGCCTTGGAATCCGATGCGGGTGGAGCAGCGCATTGGACGGGTCCACCGCTTGGGTCAGCAGCGCGATGTGCACATATACAATCTGTCTACCATCGGTACGATTGAAGAACATATCCTGCAGCTTCTGTATGAAAAGATCGATCTGTTTGAGATGGTAATCGGGGAGCTGGATGATATCGTGGAACGATTGAATCTGTCTCAATCTCTGGAGGAGAATCTGGTTCGCATCATCATGGATTCGGCTTCAGAACGGGAAATGGCGCTCAAGCTGGATAATATGGGGCAAGCGATCCGAGCCATGCGTACCGTCCGACAATCACAGGGATCTCTTCAGGAAGCAGCCGAAAAGTAG
- a CDS encoding stalk domain-containing protein, with the protein MNQLKKTSVLICLAILVPFLSVGVILNWSAISSWISAWEEPAFKSDAGVDPFSYDPPIPSLVKDLKPVYDIQAELYTSEAKIKGTVAIEFDNPGTEDLRFFVYDYLWNPMTITSIRYQDKSLPFQRRLAVIQLTNPLGQEKRGKVTIQFENPVPRRGTRFGVKDDIWTLTTWYPMLGAQNQRGQWYEPPKRIDFGDPFVYHYGDYHLSFISPQGYKWVSTAGVGETKPLEGNRQEVQYNGKRLLNFALVGSPLYQIETVTFAPNLTVDIASIDKRNIARIKSIAETVFPVYTEWYGPLPYQRVAIAETSTGTTYAMEYANMAIFKRDMQASTMLDHWLPHEIAHLWWYNSVATLEARYGWLDEGMVERSVAHYKQARYGTQQNDSLIAEYKRDVDRLAQRYPYGKLGKELHQFSTQEEFRWTWYSKGALLFENLRQTLGDETYKRFLQRVQRTYHGSIIGPEHLDQALGQVLQGEARYFVPNNDKPNGEGFAPISLTPYVTTIINSVSYYPQIPSRVIDQTVYLPLRDLAEKLGYRVTWSTEKAAIELSGYGQTILVKEKSSFAEKDGTQIDFGKKLLEVKGRTLAPISFFEQVLGSGVDWDEQDRIIKLRYPAQ; encoded by the coding sequence ATGAATCAATTAAAGAAAACTAGCGTACTGATTTGTTTGGCGATTCTCGTACCCTTTTTGTCAGTTGGTGTGATCTTGAACTGGTCTGCCATCTCTTCCTGGATTTCTGCCTGGGAGGAGCCGGCGTTCAAGTCCGATGCGGGTGTCGATCCCTTTTCCTACGATCCGCCCATCCCTTCTCTCGTCAAGGATCTGAAGCCTGTGTACGATATACAGGCGGAGCTCTATACATCGGAAGCGAAAATTAAAGGGACGGTTGCCATTGAGTTCGACAATCCGGGGACAGAGGATCTCCGCTTTTTCGTGTACGACTATTTATGGAATCCAATGACGATTACGTCGATTCGGTATCAAGACAAATCGCTGCCGTTTCAACGGCGTTTGGCTGTCATCCAGTTGACCAATCCACTGGGGCAGGAAAAGCGGGGAAAGGTGACGATCCAGTTTGAAAACCCTGTTCCGCGTCGTGGAACCCGGTTCGGTGTGAAAGACGATATCTGGACATTAACGACCTGGTATCCGATGCTGGGCGCACAAAATCAGCGAGGGCAGTGGTATGAGCCGCCGAAGCGCATCGATTTTGGCGACCCGTTTGTCTACCATTACGGCGATTATCATCTTTCATTTATCTCTCCGCAGGGCTATAAATGGGTGAGCACGGCAGGGGTTGGCGAGACCAAGCCGTTGGAAGGAAACCGTCAGGAGGTGCAGTACAACGGGAAACGCTTGTTGAACTTTGCCCTTGTTGGCAGCCCGCTCTACCAAATCGAGACGGTGACATTTGCACCAAACCTGACAGTGGATATCGCTTCGATTGACAAGCGGAACATCGCCCGCATCAAATCGATCGCAGAAACGGTATTTCCTGTCTATACGGAATGGTATGGGCCGCTGCCGTATCAACGGGTCGCGATAGCAGAGACGAGTACGGGGACTACATACGCCATGGAGTACGCAAACATGGCAATCTTCAAAAGAGATATGCAGGCAAGCACGATGCTGGATCACTGGTTGCCACACGAGATTGCCCATCTTTGGTGGTACAACAGTGTCGCTACATTAGAGGCAAGATACGGCTGGTTGGACGAGGGCATGGTGGAACGAAGTGTCGCCCATTACAAGCAAGCTCGTTACGGCACTCAGCAGAATGACTCTCTGATTGCCGAATATAAACGGGACGTCGATCGTCTCGCTCAAAGATATCCGTATGGCAAGCTGGGAAAAGAGCTCCATCAGTTTTCCACCCAGGAGGAATTCCGCTGGACCTGGTATTCCAAAGGAGCACTTTTGTTCGAGAACCTGCGTCAAACGCTGGGAGACGAGACATACAAACGATTTTTGCAGAGAGTGCAGCGTACGTATCACGGCAGTATTATCGGGCCGGAGCACCTGGATCAGGCATTGGGACAGGTGTTGCAAGGCGAAGCGCGCTATTTTGTTCCTAACAACGATAAACCGAACGGAGAGGGTTTTGCTCCAATCAGCTTGACACCCTATGTAACAACAATAATCAACAGCGTCAGCTATTACCCGCAGATACCGTCGCGCGTCATCGACCAGACAGTGTACCTGCCGCTCCGCGATCTCGCGGAAAAGCTGGGGTATCGTGTGACATGGTCAACGGAAAAGGCGGCCATTGAGCTTTCCGGCTATGGACAGACTATCCTGGTAAAGGAAAAGAGCAGTTTTGCCGAAAAGGATGGCACTCAGATTGATTTTGGGAAAAAGCTGCTTGAGGTAAAAGGGCGTACGCTGGCACCGATCAGCTTTTTTGAACAGGTTCTGGGCAGCGGAGTAGACTGGGACGAGCAGGACCGCATCATAAAGCTTCGTTATCCAGCGCAGTAA
- a CDS encoding helix-turn-helix transcriptional regulator translates to MTHDNSYTTEEIAKLLKISKLTVYDLIKKGELPAYRVGRQMRVDASDLEAYKARAKGEYQPAHLAATGVHSVTTAASLTRHPGQQQSIIISGQDVSLDLLANHLEKRGKTLRPLRSYVGSINSLWAMYKGEADIVSTHLFDGDTQTYNLPYIRRMLVGHRFLVIRLLSRWAGFFVQPGNPKKLVGWEDFRKPGIRMVNREKGSGARTLIEEQFRLHGLTGKAISGYEREEGNHLAVAGTVARGEADIGVGIEKAARMVGVEFLPMVEEKYDLVLLKTEQNVELIRLITELVRSEAFQNELSSIGGYNLEESGKVIYETW, encoded by the coding sequence ATGACTCACGATAACTCATATACAACTGAGGAAATTGCCAAGCTGCTGAAAATCTCTAAATTAACGGTTTACGATTTGATTAAAAAAGGAGAGCTGCCTGCTTACAGGGTTGGCAGACAGATGAGAGTCGATGCATCTGATTTGGAGGCCTACAAAGCACGGGCCAAAGGGGAATACCAACCCGCTCACCTGGCAGCCACTGGCGTGCATTCGGTTACGACCGCCGCATCGCTTACTCGCCATCCGGGACAGCAGCAATCCATCATTATCAGCGGCCAGGATGTCAGTCTGGATTTGCTGGCAAACCATTTGGAGAAGCGGGGGAAAACGCTTCGTCCGCTTCGATCGTATGTCGGCAGTATCAACAGCCTGTGGGCGATGTACAAGGGTGAAGCGGACATCGTCAGCACCCATCTTTTTGATGGCGATACGCAGACATACAATCTTCCTTATATTCGGCGAATGTTGGTGGGGCACCGTTTTTTGGTGATACGCCTGCTTTCGCGCTGGGCGGGATTTTTTGTACAGCCGGGCAATCCCAAAAAGCTGGTCGGTTGGGAGGATTTTCGTAAACCGGGTATTCGCATGGTCAATCGTGAAAAAGGATCGGGAGCAAGGACACTGATCGAAGAACAATTCCGTCTGCATGGACTTACCGGCAAGGCGATTTCAGGATACGAACGGGAAGAGGGAAATCACCTGGCGGTGGCTGGTACGGTGGCCCGAGGGGAGGCAGATATCGGCGTCGGTATTGAAAAGGCAGCCCGCATGGTAGGTGTCGAATTTTTGCCTATGGTCGAAGAAAAGTACGATCTGGTTCTCCTCAAAACGGAACAAAACGTGGAACTGATTCGATTGATAACAGAGCTTGTGCGCTCTGAAGCATTCCAAAACGAGCTGTCCTCCATCGGCGGGTACAACCTCGAAGAGAGTGGAAAAGTGATCTATGAAACCTGGTAA
- the gcvPA gene encoding aminomethyl-transferring glycine dehydrogenase subunit GcvPA: MKYRYLPQTDQDKREMLDTLGISRVEELFADIPEEVRFKGALQIPEALSEPELVKYFSSLAGKNANFSTHASFLGAGVYQHHIPSVVNHMLLRGEFFTAYTPYQPEISQGELQAIFEFQTMVCEMTGMEVANSSMYDGATSLAEAAMMAAGHTGKRKVVVSRSVHPEARNVLRTYAYGQGVEVVEADLKDSVTDTAALEALVDEQTAAVIVQYPNFLGQIEDLTAIEPIVHGKGALLVVSSNPLSLGVLEAPGKMGADIVVGDMQPFGIFASFGGPHCGYFATTSKLMRKMPGRIVGQTKDEDGKRGFVLTLQAREQHIRREKATSNICSNQALLALAASIAMSSYGKQGVQEIAMLNLQKAHYAKQVLAAKGFEIVGSAPSFNEFIVKLNKPVAEVNQALLGKGIIGGYDLGLDYPELSNHMLVAVTELRTKEEIETLAQELEAINRA; this comes from the coding sequence GTGAAATACCGTTACCTGCCTCAAACTGATCAGGACAAACGCGAGATGTTGGACACTCTCGGAATTTCCCGGGTGGAAGAGTTATTCGCAGATATTCCCGAAGAAGTCCGTTTCAAAGGCGCCTTGCAAATTCCAGAGGCCCTTTCCGAGCCGGAATTGGTGAAATATTTTTCATCCCTTGCCGGTAAAAATGCTAACTTCAGCACCCATGCCAGCTTTTTGGGGGCAGGTGTCTACCAGCACCACATCCCGAGTGTCGTCAACCATATGCTGCTTCGCGGTGAATTCTTCACAGCCTACACACCATACCAGCCCGAGATTAGCCAAGGCGAGCTGCAGGCGATTTTCGAATTCCAAACTATGGTGTGTGAGATGACTGGCATGGAGGTGGCTAACTCTTCCATGTACGACGGCGCAACTTCTCTGGCTGAGGCCGCCATGATGGCTGCCGGCCATACCGGAAAAAGAAAAGTGGTCGTCTCCCGCTCTGTTCATCCGGAAGCACGCAATGTTCTTCGCACCTATGCTTACGGACAAGGCGTCGAGGTAGTGGAAGCCGACCTGAAAGACAGCGTAACGGATACAGCGGCGTTGGAAGCTCTTGTCGACGAGCAGACAGCGGCTGTCATCGTGCAATATCCCAACTTCCTGGGACAAATAGAAGATTTGACTGCGATTGAGCCGATTGTACACGGGAAGGGGGCACTTTTGGTCGTCTCCTCCAACCCGCTCTCTCTCGGTGTTCTCGAAGCACCGGGTAAAATGGGCGCTGACATTGTCGTAGGAGACATGCAGCCGTTCGGGATCTTCGCATCCTTTGGCGGACCGCACTGTGGATACTTTGCGACTACGTCAAAACTGATGCGCAAAATGCCGGGCCGGATCGTCGGACAGACCAAGGATGAGGACGGAAAACGTGGCTTCGTGTTGACGCTTCAAGCGCGGGAACAGCACATTCGCCGTGAAAAGGCGACATCCAACATTTGCTCCAACCAGGCTTTGCTGGCTCTGGCCGCTTCCATCGCGATGTCATCCTATGGAAAGCAGGGCGTTCAGGAAATCGCCATGCTCAACCTGCAGAAAGCGCATTATGCCAAGCAGGTGTTGGCAGCAAAAGGCTTTGAAATCGTGGGCAGCGCACCATCCTTTAACGAGTTTATCGTCAAGCTGAACAAACCGGTGGCGGAAGTGAACCAAGCGCTGCTCGGCAAAGGCATCATCGGCGGCTACGACCTCGGTCTGGACTACCCGGAGCTGTCGAATCACATGCTCGTGGCAGTAACCGAGCTGAGAACAAAAGAAGAAATCGAAACACTGGCGCAGGAACTGGAGGCGATCAACCGTGCATAA
- a CDS encoding YkuS family protein, with product MPRVAVEDGLSQVSQMLRDNGYQVVELGNWQNQIDAVVITGLDENLMSDQSKTIVTGAPVINASGMTAQEVFHAVNVRLSPTEHH from the coding sequence ATGCCAAGAGTAGCTGTAGAAGACGGTCTTTCACAAGTATCCCAGATGCTTCGTGACAATGGATATCAGGTAGTCGAGCTGGGGAACTGGCAGAACCAGATCGATGCGGTTGTGATCACGGGTCTGGATGAGAACCTGATGAGTGATCAGAGCAAAACGATAGTGACGGGTGCCCCTGTCATTAACGCCTCGGGGATGACAGCGCAGGAAGTGTTTCATGCGGTCAACGTGAGGCTGAGCCCGACCGAGCATCACTAA
- a CDS encoding IS3 family transposase (programmed frameshift) → MAKFTTEEKLSAVLRYLEGDESYASIGASIGVSDYMVRNWVLQYEHQGKDAFVKSYTSYSAQFKLDVLNYMNTNGTSPNETAAIFRITSPGLIRKWRMQFQSHGMDALQSKKKGRPTMKKDTNKGTLAEGSIKALQEELERLRMENAYFKKVECLRSKQGKITKPDKAQVVFELRTEFPIKALLTLAGIPRSTYYFYVKSLSRPDKHAELKTLIQSIYHEHKGRYGYRRIQDELKNLGHLVNHKKVHRLMKELGLKCVVRMKKYRSYKGTVGKTAPNILDRNFRAEKPNEKWVTDITEFQLLGEKLYLSPMLDLFNGEIVAYTMDSRPRYSLVSKMLEQAMKHLSNEDKLLIHSDQGWHYQMHKYRQALKEKNITQSMSRKGNCYDNAVMENFFGILKSEFLYTQEFDSIEQFKQELAKYIDYYNNKRIKTKLKGLSPVQYRTQTLLAA, encoded by the exons ATGGCGAAGTTTACTACAGAGGAGAAATTGTCTGCTGTTTTACGATATTTAGAAGGTGATGAGAGTTATGCATCGATTGGAGCGTCCATCGGGGTATCTGACTATATGGTGAGGAACTGGGTATTACAGTATGAGCATCAAGGGAAAGACGCTTTTGTAAAGTCCTATACAAGCTATTCGGCACAGTTTAAACTAGACGTACTCAATTATATGAATACGAATGGGACGTCTCCGAATGAAACAGCTGCCATTTTCCGAATCACATCTCCTGGATTGATTCGAAAATGGAGAATGCAATTCCAATCACACGGAATGGACGCCCTACAATCTAAGAAAAAGGGGCGTCCAACCATGAAAAAGGATACTAATAAAGGAACACTTGCTGAGGGATCCATCAAGGCACTGCAGGAAGAATTAGAGCGTTTGCGCATGGAGAATGCTTATT TTAAAAAAGTTGAATGCCTTCGTTCAAAGCAAGGAAAAATCACCAAACCAGACAAAGCGCAAGTAGTATTTGAACTAAGGACTGAATTTCCAATAAAGGCGCTGCTTACACTCGCGGGTATTCCACGAAGTACGTATTATTTCTATGTAAAATCATTGAGCCGTCCTGATAAACATGCTGAATTAAAAACCTTAATTCAGTCGATTTATCATGAGCATAAGGGACGCTATGGATACCGCCGAATTCAGGATGAACTCAAGAATCTGGGGCATCTTGTGAATCATAAAAAAGTCCATCGATTGATGAAAGAGTTAGGCTTAAAATGCGTGGTTCGTATGAAGAAATATCGCTCCTATAAAGGAACAGTTGGCAAGACAGCACCGAATATTTTAGATCGTAACTTCCGAGCAGAAAAGCCAAACGAAAAGTGGGTAACGGATATAACTGAGTTTCAATTGCTTGGTGAAAAGCTTTATCTATCCCCCATGCTCGATTTATTTAACGGGGAAATTGTCGCGTATACCATGGATTCCAGACCGAGGTATTCCCTTGTCTCCAAGATGCTGGAACAAGCCATGAAACACCTATCGAATGAGGACAAGCTCCTTATTCACTCGGATCAAGGCTGGCATTACCAAATGCACAAGTACCGACAAGCATTGAAAGAAAAGAACATCACGCAGAGCATGTCGCGAAAAGGAAACTGTTATGATAACGCAGTAATGGAGAACTTCTTCGGAATCCTTAAATCGGAATTTTTATATACACAAGAGTTTGATAGTATTGAACAATTTAAACAAGAGTTGGCAAAATACATTGACTACTATAACAACAAACGTATTAAGACAAAATTAAAAGGCTTAAGTCCGGTACAATACCGGACTCAAACCTTGCTTGCTGCTTAG
- a CDS encoding YqzE family protein → MSFQEYLKYLTRLFIQYVETPKAERRLNKAPRESWSSRWFGAIPMSIKLLRRK, encoded by the coding sequence ATGTCGTTTCAAGAATATCTGAAGTACCTGACCCGGTTGTTCATACAGTACGTGGAAACTCCGAAAGCGGAAAGGCGACTGAACAAGGCTCCTCGCGAGTCCTGGTCTTCCCGTTGGTTCGGAGCCATTCCGATGTCGATCAAGCTTCTTAGACGGAAATAA